Proteins encoded within one genomic window of Dromaius novaehollandiae isolate bDroNov1 chromosome 7, bDroNov1.hap1, whole genome shotgun sequence:
- the COPS8 gene encoding COP9 signalosome complex subunit 8, producing the protein MPVAVMAENSFSFRKLLEQCETQELEAPGGIATPLVYGQLLALYLLHNDMNNARYLWKRIPPAIKSANAELGAVWSVGQRIWQRDFPGIYTTISAHQWSETIQPIMEALRDATRRRAFGLVSQAYTSIVADDFAAFVGLPVEEAVKGVLEQGWQADSSTRMVMPKKPGVLEACFNRFIPSSETAPVPPIPNEQQLARLTDYVAFLEN; encoded by the exons ATGCCCGTAGCGGTGATGGCCGAGAACTCCTTCAGCTTCAGGAAGCTCCTGGAGCAGTGCGAGACGCAGGAGCTCGAG GCCCCTGGAGGAATTGCAACACCCCTTGTTTATGGCCAACTTCTAGCTTTGTACTTGTTGCATAATGACAT gaACAATGCACGATATCTTTGGAAAAGAATCCCTCCTGCTATTAAATCT GCAAATGCTGAACTTGGTGCAGTTTGGTCAGTAGGGCAGAGAATCTGGCAGAGGGACTTCCCGGGAATCTATACAACGATCAGTGCACATCAGTGGTCTGAGACTATACAACCCATCATGGAAGCACTTAGAG atGCAACTAGAAGACGAGCCTTTGGACTGGTTTCTCAGGCATATACCTCAATAGTTGCAGATGATTTTGCAGCCTTTGTTGGACTTCCTGTAGAAGAAGCTGTGAAAG GTGTATTGGAACAGGGCTGGCAAGCAGACTCTTCAACTCGTATGGTAATGCCTAAAAAGCCTG gTGTACTGGAAGCTTGCTTTAACAGATTTATTCCTTCATCAG aAACTGCTCCAGTTCCACCAATTCCAAATGAACAACAGTTGGCCAGATTGACTGACTATGTGGCTTTTCTTGAAAACTGA